Proteins encoded within one genomic window of Variovorax sp. OAS795:
- a CDS encoding GNAT family N-acetyltransferase, whose product MSDYEVRPATLRDAKAVAEVHALAAKAAYEGILPEEELRLLAPASREAKWREAIEFSEPQVQVAVLDDEIVGFVGFDRSRDPKTPSTTGEIWAIYVKPEHWGKGIGVALWDAAREGLEEEGCTTVTVWVPIRNDRAMRFHELAGFKREMKTAKTTALGTVRVEEIRLKRSVA is encoded by the coding sequence ATGTCCGATTACGAAGTTCGCCCCGCCACCCTGCGCGACGCCAAGGCCGTCGCCGAAGTCCACGCCCTGGCCGCCAAGGCCGCCTACGAAGGCATCCTGCCCGAAGAAGAGCTGCGCCTGCTGGCTCCCGCGTCGCGCGAAGCCAAGTGGCGCGAAGCCATCGAGTTCAGCGAGCCGCAGGTGCAGGTGGCGGTGCTCGACGACGAGATCGTCGGCTTCGTCGGTTTCGACCGCTCGCGCGATCCCAAGACGCCGTCCACCACGGGCGAGATCTGGGCCATCTACGTAAAGCCCGAGCATTGGGGCAAGGGCATCGGCGTCGCCCTGTGGGACGCCGCGCGCGAAGGCCTGGAGGAAGAGGGCTGCACCACGGTCACCGTGTGGGTGCCCATTCGCAACGACCGCGCCATGCGCTTCCACGAGCTCGCCGGCTTCAAGCGCGAAATGAAGACGGCCAAGACCACCGCGCTGGGCACGGTGCGGGTCGAAGAGATCCGCCTCAAGCGCAGCGTCGCCTGA
- a CDS encoding response regulator transcription factor, translated as MTFKAYLVEDSALIRDNLVGFLHDVADADVVACASSEEEAVHWLRQHRDDWDLTIVDLFLARGNGLGVIKACRNRKARQKVVVLSNYATADMRQRSAQLGADAFFDKSAELDQLVAYCETLRHARD; from the coding sequence ATGACTTTCAAGGCCTATCTCGTCGAGGACAGTGCCCTCATTCGTGACAACCTCGTGGGGTTTCTTCACGACGTTGCCGACGCGGACGTCGTGGCCTGCGCCAGCAGCGAGGAAGAGGCGGTGCACTGGCTGCGCCAGCACCGCGACGACTGGGACCTGACCATCGTGGACCTGTTCCTGGCGCGCGGCAACGGCCTCGGCGTGATCAAGGCTTGCCGCAACCGCAAGGCCAGGCAGAAAGTGGTGGTCTTGAGCAACTACGCCACCGCCGACATGCGCCAGCGTTCCGCGCAACTGGGCGCCGACGCCTTCTTCGACAAGTCGGCCGAACTCGACCAGCTGGTCGCCTATTGCGAGACGCTGCGTCACGCCCGCGACTGA
- a CDS encoding SDR family NAD(P)-dependent oxidoreductase produces MSNSTIDFKDRVAIVTGAGGGLGRQHALALAARGARVVVNDLGSASDGSGASVSAAQAVVDEIEAAGGEAMANGASVTDFDAVQAMVKQATDAWGRVDILVNNAGILRDKSFAKMELADFRLVVDVHLMGAVNCTKAVWALMNEQKYGRIVMTTSSSGLYGNFGQSNYGAAKLALVGLMQTLSIEGAKNDIRVNCLAPTAATRMTEGLMPQEVLDALRPEAVVPAMLVLASEDAPNRTILCAGAGTFEAAHITLTQGAWLGIGPDTPEQLAARLSEVTSRDGEAVPQSGTAQGSNEVGKAMAANAKKS; encoded by the coding sequence ATGAGCAACAGCACCATCGATTTCAAGGACCGCGTGGCCATCGTGACCGGCGCGGGCGGCGGCCTGGGCCGCCAGCATGCACTGGCCCTTGCGGCGCGCGGCGCCCGGGTGGTCGTCAACGACCTGGGCAGCGCCAGCGATGGCTCCGGTGCCTCGGTGAGTGCGGCGCAGGCCGTGGTCGACGAGATCGAGGCCGCGGGCGGCGAGGCCATGGCCAATGGCGCTTCGGTGACCGACTTCGACGCCGTGCAGGCCATGGTCAAGCAGGCGACCGACGCCTGGGGCCGCGTCGACATCCTGGTCAACAACGCCGGCATCCTGCGGGACAAGAGCTTTGCCAAGATGGAACTGGCCGATTTCAGGCTCGTGGTCGACGTGCACCTGATGGGCGCGGTGAACTGCACCAAGGCCGTCTGGGCGCTCATGAACGAGCAAAAGTACGGCCGCATCGTCATGACCACGTCGTCCTCCGGGCTGTACGGCAACTTCGGCCAGAGCAACTATGGCGCCGCCAAGCTCGCGCTGGTGGGCCTGATGCAGACGCTGAGCATCGAAGGCGCCAAGAATGACATCCGCGTCAACTGCCTCGCACCCACCGCGGCCACCCGCATGACCGAAGGACTGATGCCGCAGGAAGTGCTCGATGCGCTCCGGCCCGAGGCCGTGGTGCCGGCCATGCTGGTGCTGGCCTCCGAGGACGCGCCGAACCGCACCATCCTGTGCGCGGGTGCAGGCACCTTCGAGGCCGCGCACATCACGCTGACGCAGGGCGCATGGCTCGGTATCGGGCCGGACACGCCGGAGCAGCTCGCCGCACGGCTTTCCGAAGTGACGTCGCGCGACGGCGAGGCCGTGCCCCAGAGCGGCACCGCGCAGGGCAGCAACGAAGTCGGCAAGGCCATGGCTGCCAACGCGAAAAAAAGCTGA
- a CDS encoding alpha/beta hydrolase: MTLAEIAPLLLPEGIRSRQVDNGNGLSMHVLEAGFDTPGRPCVLLLHGFPELAYSWRKVMLPLAEAGFHVVAPDQRGYGRTTGWRQGYEAGLDEFRLLNLVRDAAGLVSALGHQTAAVVGHDFGSPVAAWCALTRPDVFRSVALMSAPFPGPPAAGSAPVFAEATRHLLEGLAALHPPRRHYQWYYSGPEADADMRHAPQGLHAFLRGYYHHKSADWPQNRPFPLGAMSAGELARLPTYYVMRADQTMAETVAAETPSAEQIAACRWLPEEELAVYTAEYARTGFQGGLQWYRCGTGGDYIQEMQAWSGRTIDVPACFIAGRSDWGVFQKPGDFEAMQATACTRLRGVHWIEGAGHWVQQEQPAEVSRLLLDFLATPR; this comes from the coding sequence ATGACCCTCGCCGAAATCGCCCCCCTCCTGCTGCCGGAGGGCATTCGCTCGCGCCAGGTCGACAACGGAAACGGCCTGTCCATGCACGTGCTCGAGGCTGGCTTCGACACGCCCGGGCGCCCTTGCGTGCTGTTGCTGCACGGCTTTCCGGAACTGGCCTACAGCTGGCGCAAGGTGATGTTGCCGCTGGCCGAGGCGGGCTTTCACGTGGTCGCACCCGACCAGCGCGGCTACGGCCGGACCACGGGCTGGCGGCAGGGCTACGAAGCCGGGCTGGACGAGTTTCGCCTGCTCAACCTCGTACGCGATGCGGCGGGGCTCGTGTCGGCGCTCGGCCACCAGACCGCGGCGGTGGTGGGCCACGACTTCGGTTCGCCGGTGGCGGCCTGGTGCGCATTGACCCGTCCCGACGTGTTCCGCTCGGTTGCGTTGATGAGCGCGCCGTTCCCGGGCCCGCCGGCCGCCGGGTCGGCACCCGTGTTCGCAGAGGCCACCCGGCACCTGCTCGAGGGCCTGGCTGCATTGCATCCGCCACGCAGGCACTACCAGTGGTACTACTCGGGGCCAGAGGCCGATGCCGACATGCGGCATGCACCGCAAGGGCTGCATGCCTTTTTGCGCGGCTACTACCACCACAAGAGTGCCGACTGGCCGCAGAACCGGCCGTTTCCGCTGGGCGCCATGAGTGCCGGCGAACTGGCCCGCCTGCCCACCTACTACGTGATGCGGGCCGACCAGACCATGGCCGAAACGGTGGCTGCCGAAACGCCCTCGGCCGAACAGATCGCCGCCTGCCGATGGCTGCCCGAAGAAGAGCTGGCCGTGTACACCGCCGAGTACGCGCGCACCGGCTTCCAGGGCGGACTGCAGTGGTATCGCTGCGGAACGGGCGGGGACTACATCCAGGAAATGCAAGCCTGGTCGGGACGCACGATCGACGTGCCCGCGTGTTTCATCGCGGGCCGCAGCGACTGGGGCGTGTTCCAGAAGCCTGGCGACTTCGAAGCCATGCAGGCAACGGCCTGCACGCGGTTGCGCGGCGTGCACTGGATCGAGGGCGCGGGGCACTGGGTGCAGCAGGAGCAGCCCGCCGAAGTGAGCCGCCTGCTGCTGGATTTTCTGGCTACTCCGCGATAA
- a CDS encoding VF530 family protein: protein MTDEAPAVPPPAPAKPAQPRNPLHGLTLEAIVTALAEHYGWEQLGELVPIRCFAIDPSVGSSLKFLRKTPWAREKVESLYLFMLREQRREQQQQPPAR, encoded by the coding sequence GTGACCGACGAGGCACCGGCGGTGCCGCCACCGGCGCCCGCCAAACCGGCGCAGCCGCGCAATCCGTTGCACGGGCTCACGCTGGAGGCCATCGTCACGGCGCTGGCCGAGCACTACGGCTGGGAACAGCTCGGGGAGCTCGTTCCCATCCGCTGCTTCGCCATCGACCCCAGCGTGGGCTCCAGCCTCAAGTTTTTGCGCAAGACGCCTTGGGCGCGCGAGAAGGTCGAGAGCCTCTATCTCTTCATGCTGCGCGAACAGCGCCGCGAGCAACAGCAGCAGCCTCCCGCGCGATGA
- a CDS encoding DUF2164 domain-containing protein, which produces MTIEISREARQQAIASIERYFNENMDEKIGNIAAGALLGFFLEEVGPLVYNKAVADVQERLQSRISEVDLEVHEDEFQYWRKFDRQKKGK; this is translated from the coding sequence ATGACCATCGAAATATCCAGGGAAGCGCGCCAGCAGGCCATCGCCTCGATCGAGCGCTACTTCAACGAGAACATGGACGAGAAGATCGGCAACATCGCGGCCGGCGCACTGCTCGGGTTCTTCCTGGAGGAGGTCGGCCCCCTGGTCTACAACAAGGCCGTGGCTGACGTGCAGGAGCGCCTGCAGTCGCGCATCTCGGAAGTCGATCTCGAAGTGCACGAGGACGAATTCCAGTACTGGCGCAAGTTCGACCGGCAGAAAAAAGGCAAGTAG
- a CDS encoding enoyl-CoA hydratase/isomerase family protein, whose translation MDYARYQTLAITRRGTGDAVLDIQMRAANGKLPTAGHDGHRELAEIWRDVSADDTVRCAVLRGEGLGFSGGGDLAMVQDMTTDDTVRQRVWKEARDLVYNLINCDKPIVSAMHGPAVGAGLVAGLLADISIAAKTAKIVDGHTRLGVAAGDHAAIVWPLLCGMAKAKYHLLLCEPVSGEEAERIGLVSLAVDEADLLPRAYEVADRLAAGSQSAIRLTKYALNNWLRQAGPTFDASLALEFMGFAGADVREGVASLRERRAPNFG comes from the coding sequence ATGGACTACGCCCGTTACCAGACCCTTGCCATCACGCGCCGCGGCACCGGCGACGCGGTGCTCGACATCCAGATGCGCGCCGCCAACGGCAAGCTGCCCACGGCGGGCCATGACGGCCACCGCGAACTGGCCGAGATATGGCGCGACGTGTCGGCCGACGACACGGTGCGCTGCGCGGTGCTGCGCGGCGAAGGGCTGGGCTTCTCGGGCGGCGGCGACCTGGCGATGGTGCAGGACATGACCACCGACGACACGGTGCGCCAGCGCGTGTGGAAGGAAGCGCGCGATCTGGTCTACAACCTCATCAACTGCGACAAGCCCATCGTGAGCGCCATGCACGGCCCGGCCGTGGGCGCCGGGCTGGTGGCGGGGCTCCTTGCCGACATCTCCATTGCCGCCAAGACCGCGAAGATCGTCGACGGCCACACGCGCCTGGGCGTGGCCGCGGGCGACCACGCAGCCATCGTCTGGCCTCTGCTGTGCGGCATGGCCAAGGCCAAGTACCACCTGCTGCTCTGCGAGCCGGTGAGCGGGGAGGAGGCCGAGCGCATCGGCCTGGTGTCGCTGGCGGTGGACGAGGCCGACCTGCTGCCGCGCGCCTACGAAGTGGCCGACCGGCTGGCGGCCGGCAGCCAGAGCGCGATCCGCCTCACCAAGTACGCGCTCAACAACTGGCTGCGCCAGGCGGGGCCGACCTTCGATGCGTCGCTGGCGCTCGAATTCATGGGCTTTGCAGGCGCCGACGTGCGGGAGGGCGTGGCCTCGCTGCGCGAGCGGCGGGCGCCGAACTTCGGCTGA
- a CDS encoding 2Fe-2S iron-sulfur cluster-binding protein, producing MRVRLEPSGLAFEAEPGTTLLKSAEAAGIEMPSSCRNGTCRTCICQLVSGAIRHVIEWPGLSAEEKAEGWILPCVAEAQGDLTIDVPKAFSVF from the coding sequence ATGAGGGTTCGACTCGAACCGTCGGGCCTGGCCTTCGAGGCCGAGCCCGGCACCACGCTCCTCAAATCGGCCGAGGCGGCCGGCATCGAGATGCCGAGCTCCTGCCGCAACGGCACCTGCCGCACCTGCATCTGCCAGCTGGTGTCGGGCGCCATCCGCCACGTCATCGAATGGCCCGGCCTGAGCGCCGAGGAAAAGGCCGAGGGCTGGATATTGCCCTGCGTGGCCGAGGCGCAAGGCGACCTCACGATCGATGTGCCCAAGGCGTTCTCGGTCTTCTGA
- a CDS encoding transcriptional repressor, translating to MSLHPKPSPASNAPDSETLLRQSGLRVTRAAQTVLDLLARASQPLTHDDMVAAYTAAAGEAPDRVTIYRVLDRLVEAGLCDRRVGADRVNRFSRHVEAASGHIFECDQCHKVLALPSDPELPKVMSRLGRELRKQGIDTRHTALTLHGTCGECRG from the coding sequence ATGAGCCTGCATCCGAAGCCCTCGCCCGCCTCCAACGCGCCCGACAGCGAAACCCTGTTGCGCCAGAGTGGCCTGCGCGTGACGCGCGCTGCGCAAACCGTGCTGGATCTGCTCGCACGCGCCTCGCAGCCGCTCACGCACGACGACATGGTGGCCGCCTACACCGCCGCCGCTGGCGAGGCGCCCGACCGCGTGACCATCTACCGCGTGCTCGACCGCCTGGTGGAAGCGGGCCTGTGCGATCGCCGCGTGGGCGCCGATCGCGTCAACCGCTTCTCGCGCCACGTGGAAGCCGCTTCGGGCCACATCTTCGAATGCGACCAGTGCCACAAGGTGCTCGCGCTTCCATCGGATCCCGAGCTCCCCAAGGTGATGAGCCGCCTGGGCCGCGAGCTGCGCAAGCAAGGCATCGACACCCGCCACACCGCGCTCACGCTGCACGGCACCTGCGGGGAATGCAGGGGCTGA
- a CDS encoding YncE family protein, with product MKFSTALSTAISTALALAALAGCTNLTPTAPQRQLMLVANDEKQSWSDAGAVILGPMGRDTVQVLDIGTDPLAPRLVGTLQLDNTIAGPPTNLAITPGETLALVANSLNVVEENGVRKQVPDNRLFVIDLTTTPPKLIDTLTVGKQPSGMSINRAGDLALVANRADNSVSVLRIAGKKVTLIDTVAMNDSVAHVRFTPDGKRALAAKFPTHKIALLEVNGEKVSYNKVDLAAGLWPYNVDVTPDGKLALTADNGNSGASDGQIDTVSVIDLEAVPPRVVDKVVVGDGPEGLAVSPTGRHAVAVLLRGSNAAKNAYFYNRNGSVVLLKIDGKKVTRANEVVVRGLPEGAVWSADGQYLYVGNFIDQDITILRVDGDTLVPTGKSFQLQGHPAAMRGTMSH from the coding sequence ATGAAATTCAGCACGGCCCTGTCGACGGCCATTTCGACCGCCCTGGCCCTGGCCGCCCTTGCCGGCTGCACCAACCTCACGCCCACCGCTCCACAGCGCCAGCTGATGCTGGTGGCGAACGACGAGAAGCAGTCGTGGAGCGATGCCGGCGCCGTCATCTTGGGCCCGATGGGCCGCGACACGGTGCAGGTGCTGGACATCGGCACCGACCCGCTCGCACCCCGGCTCGTCGGCACGCTGCAGCTGGACAACACCATCGCCGGCCCCCCGACCAATCTTGCGATCACGCCGGGCGAAACGCTGGCGCTGGTGGCCAACTCGCTCAACGTGGTCGAGGAGAACGGCGTGCGCAAGCAGGTGCCCGACAACCGCCTCTTCGTGATCGACCTGACCACCACGCCGCCCAAGCTCATCGACACGCTCACCGTGGGCAAGCAGCCTTCGGGCATGTCGATCAACCGCGCGGGCGACCTTGCGCTGGTGGCCAACCGCGCCGACAACTCGGTCAGCGTGCTGCGCATCGCGGGCAAGAAGGTGACGCTGATCGACACGGTGGCCATGAACGATTCGGTGGCGCACGTGCGCTTCACGCCCGACGGCAAGCGCGCGCTGGCGGCCAAGTTCCCGACCCACAAGATCGCGCTGCTCGAGGTGAACGGCGAGAAGGTCAGCTACAACAAGGTGGACCTCGCGGCCGGCCTCTGGCCCTACAACGTCGACGTGACGCCGGACGGCAAGCTCGCGCTCACGGCCGACAACGGCAACTCGGGCGCGTCGGACGGACAGATCGACACCGTGAGCGTGATCGACCTCGAAGCCGTGCCGCCGCGCGTGGTCGACAAGGTGGTGGTGGGCGACGGCCCCGAGGGCCTGGCCGTGAGCCCCACGGGCCGCCATGCCGTGGCCGTGCTCCTGCGCGGCAGCAACGCCGCCAAGAACGCCTATTTCTACAACCGCAATGGCTCGGTGGTGCTGCTGAAGATCGACGGCAAGAAGGTGACGCGCGCCAACGAAGTGGTGGTGCGCGGCCTGCCCGAAGGCGCCGTGTGGAGCGCCGACGGCCAATACCTGTACGTGGGCAACTTCATCGACCAGGACATCACGATCCTGCGCGTGGACGGCGACACGCTGGTGCCCACGGGCAAGTCGTTCCAGCTGCAGGGACATCCGGCCGCCATGCGCGGGACAATGTCGCACTGA
- a CDS encoding dienelactone hydrolase family protein: MSRSPIEIETAPHPTATVIVMHGLGADGNDFVPIANELELSSVGPVRFVFPNAPVIPVTINGGYQMPAWYDIAVADLAAREDEAGLRRSQATIETLIANEKARGIAAGRIVVAGFSQGCAMALMTGLRHTERLAGIVGLSGYLPIAATTAAERHAANHETPVFLAHGRQDPVVPLDRALQSRDALIALGHPVEWHQYTMAHSVCMEEIADLNRFLLRVLAS; encoded by the coding sequence ATGTCCCGTTCCCCGATCGAAATCGAAACCGCTCCCCATCCCACCGCCACGGTGATCGTGATGCACGGCCTGGGTGCCGACGGCAACGACTTCGTGCCGATTGCCAACGAACTCGAGCTCTCGAGCGTGGGCCCGGTTCGCTTCGTGTTTCCCAATGCCCCGGTCATCCCCGTCACCATCAATGGCGGCTACCAGATGCCTGCCTGGTACGACATTGCCGTGGCCGACCTGGCCGCGCGCGAGGACGAGGCAGGGCTGCGCCGTTCGCAGGCCACCATCGAGACGCTGATCGCCAACGAGAAGGCCCGCGGCATCGCGGCGGGCCGCATCGTGGTGGCGGGTTTCTCGCAAGGCTGCGCCATGGCGTTGATGACCGGCCTGCGCCACACCGAGCGGCTGGCGGGCATCGTCGGCCTTTCAGGCTACCTGCCCATTGCCGCCACCACCGCGGCCGAGCGGCATGCCGCCAACCACGAGACGCCGGTCTTCCTGGCCCATGGCCGGCAAGACCCCGTGGTGCCGCTCGACCGGGCCCTGCAATCGCGCGACGCGCTCATCGCGCTCGGCCATCCCGTCGAGTGGCACCAGTACACGATGGCGCACTCGGTCTGCATGGAAGAAATTGCCGACCTGAACCGGTTTCTTCTGCGCGTGCTGGCATCCTGA
- the gshA gene encoding glutamate--cysteine ligase, with protein MSSRLQERLGAIPTTRLKGMRRGIEKESLRALPDGKLALTPHPIALGSALTHPHITTDFSESQLELITGVHGGVESALEELTRVHQFTYRVLDTLGDERLWVSSMPCGLPTDETIPIGRYGSSNVGRAKSVYRMGLSHRYGRRMQTISGIHYNWSLPDVSSEQYFALIRNFRRHAFLLLYLFGASPALCSSFVAGRPHELQPLGDGSMFMPHGTSLRMGRLGYQSDAQASLAVSYNSLEGYAASLQDALTRPWPGYEAIGIQNLGGDYNQLATSLLQIENEFYGTIRPKRVINPGERPLHALRERGVEYVEVRLMDLDPFEPVGINAQTMRFLDVFLLQCLLSDSPVDTPQEIAELAHNQHLTAACGREPGLKLLRSGREVPLTDWGVELVEQCLPIAAALDAANGGTQHADAVRAALSALQDPDSLPSARVLAAIEERHGNSFIGFVRAQSEQTRTTLLALPFSDQQKAEFERMTEESIQEQKRIEAADTMPFEIYREQYVSPARLGIGRGRMAVAA; from the coding sequence ATGAGCAGCAGATTGCAGGAGAGGTTGGGTGCAATCCCGACCACGCGGTTGAAGGGAATGCGCCGCGGCATCGAGAAGGAAAGCCTGCGCGCGCTCCCGGACGGCAAGCTTGCGCTCACGCCGCACCCGATCGCACTGGGCTCGGCCCTGACCCACCCGCACATCACCACCGACTTCAGCGAGTCGCAGCTGGAGCTCATCACCGGCGTGCACGGGGGCGTCGAGTCGGCGCTCGAGGAACTGACCCGCGTGCACCAGTTCACCTACCGCGTGCTCGACACGCTGGGCGACGAGCGGCTCTGGGTGTCGAGCATGCCCTGCGGCCTGCCGACCGATGAAACCATTCCGATCGGCCGCTACGGTTCCTCCAACGTCGGCCGCGCCAAGAGCGTCTACCGCATGGGCCTGAGTCACCGCTACGGGCGGCGCATGCAAACCATCTCGGGCATTCACTACAACTGGTCGCTGCCCGACGTGTCGAGCGAACAGTATTTCGCGCTCATCCGCAACTTCCGGCGCCACGCCTTCCTGCTGCTGTACCTGTTCGGCGCCTCGCCGGCGCTGTGTTCGAGCTTTGTCGCTGGCCGCCCGCACGAGCTGCAGCCGCTGGGCGACGGCAGCATGTTCATGCCGCACGGCACGTCCTTGCGCATGGGCCGTCTCGGCTACCAGAGCGATGCGCAGGCCTCGCTGGCAGTGAGCTACAACAGCCTGGAAGGCTATGCCGCCTCGCTGCAGGACGCGCTCACGCGGCCGTGGCCGGGCTACGAGGCGATCGGCATCCAGAACCTCGGCGGCGACTACAACCAGCTGGCCACCAGCCTGCTTCAGATCGAGAACGAGTTCTACGGCACGATCCGCCCCAAGCGCGTGATCAACCCCGGCGAGCGCCCGCTGCATGCACTGCGGGAGCGCGGGGTCGAATACGTCGAAGTGCGGCTGATGGACCTCGACCCCTTCGAGCCGGTGGGAATCAATGCGCAGACGATGCGCTTTCTCGACGTCTTCCTGCTGCAGTGCCTGCTCAGCGACAGCCCGGTCGACACGCCGCAGGAAATTGCCGAACTCGCCCACAACCAGCATCTCACCGCCGCATGCGGGCGCGAGCCCGGCCTCAAGCTCCTGCGCAGCGGGCGCGAGGTGCCATTGACCGATTGGGGCGTGGAACTGGTCGAGCAGTGCCTGCCGATTGCCGCGGCGCTCGATGCCGCGAACGGCGGCACGCAGCATGCCGACGCGGTGCGCGCGGCGCTTTCCGCCTTGCAGGACCCCGACAGCCTGCCTTCGGCGCGCGTGCTGGCCGCCATCGAGGAGCGGCACGGCAACTCGTTCATCGGCTTCGTGCGTGCACAGTCCGAGCAGACCCGCACCACGCTGCTGGCGCTGCCGTTCTCGGACCAGCAGAAGGCCGAGTTCGAGCGCATGACGGAAGAATCGATCCAGGAGCAGAAACGCATCGAGGCCGCCGACACCATGCCCTTCGAGATCTACCGCGAGCAGTACGTTTCGCCGGCGCGCCTGGGCATCGGCCGCGGCCGGATGGCCGTGGCCGCCTGA
- a CDS encoding DUF808 domain-containing protein — MATSLLLLLDDIATVLDDVSILTKVAAKKTAGVLGDDLALNAQQVSGVKAEREIPVVWAVCKGSFVNKLILVPAALAIGTWLPWLVTPLLMVGGAFLCFEGFEKLAHKFLHKQAHDADTARHERAVADETVDVVAVEKDKIKGAVRTDFILSAEIIAITLGTVQGQSFVTQLTVLAGIALIMTIGVYGLVAGIVKLDDAGLYLSRQASKAAQALGRSILAAAPWLMKGLSIAGTAAMFLVGGGILVHGVPAFGHAVEDWAKATGGVFGALGSMGVNAGVGIVAGAIVLACVELAGKLRGKKA; from the coding sequence ATGGCCACCAGCCTGCTTCTGCTGCTCGACGACATCGCGACCGTCCTGGACGACGTGTCGATCCTCACCAAGGTGGCCGCCAAGAAGACGGCCGGCGTGCTCGGCGACGACCTCGCGCTCAATGCGCAGCAGGTTTCCGGCGTCAAGGCCGAGCGCGAAATCCCGGTGGTCTGGGCCGTGTGCAAGGGCTCCTTCGTCAACAAGCTCATCCTGGTGCCCGCGGCCTTGGCCATCGGCACATGGCTGCCGTGGCTGGTGACGCCGCTGCTCATGGTGGGCGGCGCATTTCTGTGCTTCGAGGGCTTCGAGAAGCTCGCGCACAAGTTCCTGCACAAGCAGGCGCACGACGCCGACACCGCCCGCCACGAGCGGGCCGTGGCCGACGAAACCGTCGACGTGGTAGCGGTCGAGAAGGACAAGATCAAGGGTGCCGTGCGCACCGACTTCATCCTCTCGGCGGAAATCATCGCCATCACGCTGGGCACCGTGCAGGGCCAGTCCTTCGTCACGCAGCTCACCGTGCTCGCGGGCATCGCGCTGATCATGACCATCGGCGTCTACGGGCTCGTGGCCGGCATCGTGAAGCTCGACGACGCCGGGCTCTACCTGAGCCGGCAGGCCAGCAAGGCTGCGCAGGCGCTCGGCCGCAGCATTCTGGCGGCGGCACCTTGGCTCATGAAGGGGCTGTCGATTGCCGGCACCGCAGCCATGTTCCTGGTGGGCGGCGGCATCCTCGTGCACGGCGTGCCTGCGTTCGGCCACGCGGTCGAAGACTGGGCCAAGGCCACGGGCGGCGTGTTCGGCGCGCTCGGGTCGATGGGGGTGAACGCAGGCGTCGGCATCGTGGCCGGCGCCATCGTGCTGGCGTGCGTGGAGCTCGCCGGCAAGCTGCGCGGCAAGAAGGCCTGA
- a CDS encoding glutathione S-transferase, whose protein sequence is MQLQPPGLPVLYSFRRCPYAMRARLAMAASGERCELREVVLKNKPAEMLAASPKGTVPVLVLPDGAVLEQSLDIMRWTLHRNDPLRWLEPDAGTLAAMLALVAECDGNFKLQLDRYKYPGRFAGLSTDARGRGAQFLLHLDARLADTGQLFGARASLADAAIVPFVRQFAMVEPAWFEGEPWPNLRAWLSGWTGSPLFERAMRKYAPWNAGESGVAYPPA, encoded by the coding sequence ATGCAACTGCAACCACCCGGCCTGCCCGTTCTCTACAGCTTTCGCCGCTGCCCCTATGCGATGCGCGCGCGGCTGGCAATGGCCGCAAGCGGCGAGCGCTGCGAGCTGCGCGAAGTGGTGCTGAAGAACAAGCCGGCCGAGATGCTTGCCGCCTCGCCCAAGGGCACCGTGCCCGTGCTGGTGCTGCCCGACGGAGCGGTGCTGGAGCAAAGCCTGGACATCATGCGGTGGACCCTGCACCGCAACGACCCCCTGCGATGGCTGGAGCCCGACGCTGGAACGCTGGCCGCCATGCTCGCGCTCGTGGCCGAATGCGACGGCAATTTCAAGCTGCAGCTCGACCGCTACAAGTACCCGGGCCGTTTCGCCGGGTTGTCGACCGATGCGCGCGGACGGGGCGCTCAGTTCCTGTTGCACCTCGATGCGCGGCTCGCCGACACCGGCCAGCTGTTCGGTGCGCGTGCTTCCTTGGCGGATGCCGCCATCGTGCCGTTCGTGCGGCAATTCGCGATGGTGGAACCCGCGTGGTTCGAGGGCGAGCCCTGGCCGAACCTGCGCGCCTGGCTCTCGGGCTGGACGGGCTCGCCGCTGTTCGAACGTGCGATGCGCAAATACGCACCGTGGAACGCCGGCGAAAGCGGCGTGGCCTACCCGCCCGCCTGA
- a CDS encoding putative quinol monooxygenase: MILVIGHAMAKPETLQAMLAISVEHVLRSRTEPGCISHEVSADVQQPLRLSFVERWSDMAALKAHFRVEASRAFAKAMAGMADGMPQMSVYQSEEIDLAAGRG, translated from the coding sequence ATGATCCTCGTCATCGGACACGCCATGGCGAAACCCGAAACCCTGCAGGCGATGCTGGCCATCAGCGTGGAACATGTGCTGCGCTCGCGCACCGAACCCGGCTGCATCTCGCACGAGGTCAGCGCGGACGTGCAGCAGCCGCTGCGGCTCAGCTTCGTCGAACGGTGGAGCGACATGGCGGCGCTGAAGGCGCACTTTCGCGTCGAGGCTTCGCGCGCGTTTGCCAAGGCAATGGCCGGCATGGCCGACGGCATGCCGCAGATGTCGGTCTACCAGTCGGAAGAGATCGACCTCGCGGCGGGACGCGGCTGA